A genome region from Dolichospermum compactum NIES-806 includes the following:
- a CDS encoding P-loop domain-containing protein: MNKLGKVQASESGKTKLKTAYRTAGFTIETLAKKANTTEDKIKYLIGQNTEKVKDVDRFVIESVVNTINEGLKKNDIVEKLTPSDIVDDWSPRLIPTEFQTVIDDKTKLFCGRKFVFDKIQEFIKNNQSGYFTILGDAGMGKSAIAAKYIVDNPGTICFFNIRAEGRNRPDVFLKLIRQQLTQRFDLQNGENDDLSTLLTKASGKLADYENLVIVIDALDEVDQEDNGNLLNLPMYLPEKVYLILTRRPYNPEDKRLTLSPNTKYQELDLREYQENSKDDVEAYILEFLGLEKYKAGLEKWINQQNDLRKPKFVDTIAAKSENNFMYLRYVLEAIAEGFYQDEKLEQLPAGLQGYYDSHWRIMGRTFTQE, from the coding sequence ATGAATAAACTGGGAAAAGTACAAGCTAGTGAGTCGGGAAAAACTAAACTCAAAACAGCATATAGAACAGCAGGTTTTACTATAGAAACTCTAGCAAAAAAAGCAAACACTACTGAAGATAAAATTAAATATTTAATAGGACAGAATACTGAAAAAGTAAAAGATGTTGATAGATTTGTCATAGAAAGTGTTGTCAATACTATAAATGAAGGACTTAAAAAAAATGATATAGTTGAAAAACTCACACCATCAGATATAGTTGATGATTGGTCTCCACGACTAATACCAACAGAATTTCAAACCGTAATTGATGATAAAACAAAACTATTTTGCGGACGCAAATTTGTATTTGATAAAATTCAAGAATTTATCAAAAATAACCAAAGTGGATATTTTACCATCCTTGGTGATGCAGGAATGGGTAAAAGTGCCATTGCTGCCAAATATATAGTAGATAATCCTGGAACAATTTGCTTTTTTAATATTCGCGCTGAAGGTAGAAACCGTCCCGATGTATTTCTGAAATTAATTCGTCAACAATTAACCCAAAGATTTGATTTACAAAATGGAGAAAATGATGATTTATCTACTTTATTAACTAAAGCTAGTGGAAAATTAGCTGATTATGAAAATTTAGTCATTGTCATTGATGCTTTAGATGAAGTTGATCAAGAAGATAACGGAAATCTATTAAATTTACCGATGTATTTACCGGAAAAGGTTTACTTAATTCTCACCAGAAGACCTTATAATCCAGAAGATAAAAGATTAACACTTTCCCCTAATACTAAATATCAAGAATTAGATTTGAGGGAATATCAAGAAAACAGTAAAGATGATGTAGAAGCATATATTTTAGAATTTCTCGGTTTAGAAAAATATAAAGCAGGTTTAGAAAAGTGGATTAATCAACAAAATGATTTGAGGAAACCAAAATTTGTAGATACTATCGCTGCTAAAAGTGAAAATAATTTCATGTATTTACGCTATGTGTTAGAAGCAATTGCAGAAGGATTTTATCAGGATGAAAAACTAGAACAATTACCCGCAGGTTTACAGGGATATTATGATAGTCATTGGCGGATTATGGGAAGAACCTTTACCCAGGAATAA
- a CDS encoding TRADD-N-associated membrane domain-containing protein, giving the protein MFNWFNQSEAKKLQLTHEEHKQGVNEYIRQSQLGYNVKIAIGTVSAVFTFGSVALFYTGHIEQTHLNTGIGIISSVVGFKSANDSKNELKELLESCEILNGGK; this is encoded by the coding sequence ATGTTTAACTGGTTTAATCAATCTGAAGCCAAAAAGCTACAACTAACCCACGAAGAACACAAACAGGGTGTTAATGAGTACATTCGGCAAAGTCAGCTAGGATATAACGTTAAAATTGCCATCGGTACAGTATCAGCAGTTTTTACTTTTGGTAGTGTTGCTTTATTCTACACAGGTCATATCGAACAAACCCATCTTAACACGGGTATTGGTATAATTTCTAGTGTGGTTGGTTTTAAATCTGCCAACGATAGTAAGAACGAGTTAAAGGAACTGTTAGAAAGCTGTGAAATCCTCAACGGCGGTAAATAA
- a CDS encoding CAP family protein codes for MNKLFSYFALTTRTALTLGLTGIIPSQVANLMPIGSDLALAQTNIDLNAFRSNALSKHNGYRAIHRSPSMTISSSANNTAQTWAQYLAAKGSFKHSADNRRNNAGENLYVYYTTAPSISSDSLANTAVKSWYDEVKAYNYNSPGFSSATGHFTQVVWKSSTQLGCGAARGTKTMNGTKFNAFYVVCHYVPAGNVQGQFPSNVLKP; via the coding sequence ATGAATAAACTTTTTTCATATTTTGCCTTAACAACACGTACAGCGTTAACCCTCGGACTAACAGGAATTATTCCCTCTCAGGTAGCAAATTTAATGCCCATTGGTAGCGATCTTGCTTTAGCGCAAACAAATATTGATTTGAATGCTTTTAGAAGCAATGCTTTGTCTAAACACAACGGCTACCGAGCTATCCATCGTAGTCCTAGTATGACAATTAGTAGTTCTGCTAATAACACTGCTCAAACCTGGGCGCAATACCTAGCAGCCAAGGGATCATTTAAACACAGCGCAGACAATCGGCGCAACAATGCTGGGGAAAACTTATATGTTTACTACACTACAGCCCCTTCGATAAGTTCAGACAGCCTGGCTAACACAGCAGTTAAGTCATGGTACGATGAAGTCAAAGCTTATAACTATAATAGTCCAGGGTTCTCTTCGGCTACCGGGCATTTTACCCAGGTTGTGTGGAAAAGTAGCACCCAATTAGGTTGTGGTGCGGCAAGAGGCACTAAAACCATGAATGGGACTAAATTCAACGCTTTCTATGTGGTCTGTCATTATGTACCCGCTGGTAACGTGCAAGGGCAGTTTCCTAGCAATGTGCTAAAACCGTAG
- the hpnK gene encoding hopanoid biosynthesis-associated protein HpnK: MSYLIINADDFGFSQGVNTAIIQAHEEGILTSTSLMVTGDAAQEAIALAKNHSQLAVGLHLVLVCGKSVLPPSQIPHLVDSQGNFSHNPTQAGLSYQFNQATRAELRLEIYAQLAKFRDSGLNLAHVDGHLHLHVHPVVLKILTEFATEFQIKFIRLPSEELTKNLKIDQRNLFTKIIWSLVFGQLRRYGEGLLKAHNIKFADRVYGLLQTGDMSEKYLLRLIPQIEAELVEIYSHPALVNTDINHGGEVELAALLSQKVKKRLTESHFQLINYHQIPSFVRN, translated from the coding sequence ATGTCTTATTTAATTATTAATGCTGATGATTTCGGGTTTTCCCAGGGTGTGAATACTGCTATTATTCAAGCCCATGAGGAAGGCATTTTAACTAGCACTAGTTTAATGGTAACTGGTGATGCTGCACAAGAGGCGATCGCACTGGCAAAGAATCATTCTCAGTTAGCAGTTGGGTTACACCTGGTTTTAGTTTGTGGTAAATCAGTTTTACCACCTTCGCAAATTCCCCATTTAGTAGACTCTCAGGGTAACTTTTCCCATAACCCGACCCAAGCAGGATTAAGTTATCAATTCAATCAAGCTACCCGTGCAGAATTGCGGTTAGAAATATATGCTCAATTAGCAAAATTCCGTGATTCTGGTTTAAATCTGGCTCATGTTGATGGACATTTACACCTTCATGTACATCCTGTAGTTTTGAAAATTTTAACAGAATTTGCAACGGAATTTCAGATTAAATTTATCCGTTTACCATCGGAAGAACTCACCAAAAATCTCAAAATTGATCAACGTAACTTATTCACTAAAATCATTTGGTCTCTTGTTTTTGGACAATTACGCCGTTATGGAGAAGGTTTATTAAAAGCTCATAACATTAAATTTGCTGATAGGGTTTATGGATTGTTACAAACTGGTGACATGAGTGAAAAATATTTACTCCGTTTGATACCACAAATAGAAGCCGAATTGGTAGAAATTTATTCTCATCCTGCTTTAGTAAATACTGATATAAATCACGGTGGTGAAGTAGAATTAGCAGCTTTGTTGAGTCAAAAAGTTAAGAAAAGATTAACAGAAAGTCATTTTCAACTCATTAATTATCATCAGATCCCCTCTTTTGTAAGAAATTAG
- a CDS encoding pentapeptide repeat-containing protein, which produces MNPDQPRQKPNINKSSGIQNNSISEELSDVNRIREQFAEIANISDPLTREYKFSLLENEAQKIGISPENYRRFFETYLQNKIHIPQYPQKWWLLTEWISWLTKFPKKIKVGTTIFLRLLEKGVLISLIVSLIGYYQEAPKRKQQNHYQAWEIINGAKGQPGSGGRIEALEELNKDQVSLRYVILDDADLSGINLSNALLIDASFKSTKLTCVTRDNGNKECTKIRNANLSYSNLQKANLFDADFQKSKFRYAEMQGAKLRNTKLQGADFEKAELQNATFPGADLESANFIGAKNLTPEQVKSAKNWEKACYDPELRIKLNLPPENPDYCNNKLK; this is translated from the coding sequence ATGAATCCAGATCAACCGCGGCAAAAACCTAATATAAATAAATCATCTGGTATTCAAAATAATTCTATTTCTGAAGAATTATCAGATGTCAATAGAATACGTGAACAATTTGCAGAAATAGCTAATATTTCTGATCCTCTAACTCGTGAATATAAATTCTCATTGTTAGAAAATGAAGCACAAAAAATAGGAATATCACCAGAAAACTACCGTCGTTTTTTTGAAACATATTTACAAAACAAAATACACATTCCTCAGTATCCACAGAAATGGTGGTTATTAACAGAATGGATAAGTTGGTTGACTAAATTTCCCAAGAAGATAAAAGTAGGAACAACTATCTTTTTAAGATTACTAGAAAAAGGAGTATTAATCAGTTTAATAGTATCTTTAATAGGCTATTATCAGGAAGCACCAAAAAGAAAGCAACAAAATCATTATCAAGCGTGGGAAATAATTAATGGTGCTAAAGGTCAACCTGGTAGTGGTGGTAGAATTGAAGCATTAGAAGAACTAAATAAGGATCAAGTTAGTTTGCGTTATGTAATTCTTGATGATGCTGATTTAAGTGGAATAAATTTGAGTAATGCGTTATTAATTGATGCTAGTTTTAAAAGCACTAAATTAACTTGTGTAACACGAGATAATGGTAATAAAGAATGTACAAAAATTCGTAATGCAAATTTGTCTTATAGCAATTTACAAAAAGCAAATTTATTTGATGCTGATTTCCAAAAATCTAAATTTCGGTATGCAGAAATGCAAGGTGCTAAATTAAGAAATACAAAACTTCAAGGAGCAGATTTTGAAAAAGCAGAATTACAAAATGCAACCTTTCCAGGTGCAGATTTGGAAAGTGCTAATTTTATTGGAGCTAAAAATCTCACTCCTGAACAAGTCAAATCTGCCAAAAATTGGGAAAAAGCCTGTTATGATCCAGAACTAAGAATAAAACTAAATCTACCACCTGAAAACCCTGATTATTGTAATAATAAATTAAAATAA
- a CDS encoding J domain-containing protein: protein MARKTKTASSATVTPLALSDLHLQLQGLEKEHESLLKQIKKKRTELNNFVEKMRSLATEVFHRVSPNMKTMAELDAEIHALFAEILNTRKMGKQTQKNIESLYRSLQMGGIISYQAIDEEEDDNDDELDELFEDDNYQENHQRRRQFWEAEQDSESPTVPRTDESRKVRQTFLRLAEIFHPDKVKDNETQMTHTEIMKEINKAYQEGDLARLLEIERKYEVGEKINNNSEDDLSRKCKNIEQQNQILKNQYEKLKQELRLAKNTPEGTMVADYKKAAKQGVDCIEVMLETIQSQTKIVAEIRDFVKGFKDKKISIKEFLAGPESLRSIQQDMMEELMEKIMGEFGDMMDFN, encoded by the coding sequence ATGGCACGCAAAACAAAAACAGCATCCTCAGCTACAGTCACTCCTCTCGCGCTTTCTGACTTACATCTCCAGTTACAGGGTTTAGAGAAGGAACATGAATCTTTATTAAAGCAAATTAAGAAAAAGCGGACAGAATTAAATAACTTTGTGGAAAAAATGCGTTCTTTAGCGACAGAGGTGTTTCATCGAGTTAGTCCGAATATGAAAACAATGGCAGAATTAGATGCAGAAATTCATGCTTTGTTTGCCGAAATTTTAAATACAAGAAAAATGGGAAAGCAAACCCAGAAAAATATAGAATCACTATACAGAAGTTTGCAAATGGGAGGAATTATTAGTTATCAAGCTATTGATGAAGAAGAAGATGATAATGACGATGAATTAGATGAACTATTTGAAGATGATAATTACCAAGAAAATCATCAACGTCGTCGTCAATTTTGGGAAGCAGAACAGGATTCGGAATCGCCAACAGTCCCTAGAACAGATGAATCTAGGAAAGTTCGTCAGACATTTTTGCGGTTAGCAGAAATCTTTCACCCTGATAAGGTTAAAGACAACGAAACCCAAATGACTCACACGGAAATCATGAAAGAAATTAATAAAGCTTATCAAGAAGGAGATTTAGCACGACTTTTAGAAATTGAACGTAAATATGAAGTCGGAGAAAAAATTAATAATAACAGCGAAGATGATTTAAGTCGCAAATGTAAAAATATAGAACAACAAAATCAAATTCTCAAAAATCAATATGAGAAATTGAAACAAGAACTCCGGTTAGCAAAAAATACCCCAGAAGGAACGATGGTTGCTGATTATAAAAAAGCAGCTAAACAAGGGGTTGATTGTATTGAAGTGATGTTAGAAACTATCCAATCTCAAACTAAGATAGTTGCGGAAATTCGTGATTTTGTGAAGGGTTTTAAAGATAAGAAAATAAGTATTAAAGAATTTCTCGCAGGACCAGAAAGCCTCCGTTCTATACAGCAAGATATGATGGAAGAATTAATGGAAAAAATTATGGGAGAATTTGGAGATATGATGGATTTTAATTAG
- a CDS encoding WD40 repeat domain-containing protein → MSNFQTWFNEKSEEAKEQLLGEYPRLLLAGKKYPELFKLLSNYYFIEAKINHPLFGVQALIEDYDLLDTSEIRNNSEYAETVKALKLIERSLFRSTHILFEDPKQLKGQLSAQLTYFDLPEIKNLLEQIARDKNIGLYSLIGSLTPPGGAGLIRTLKGHSDWVNAIAVTPDGKTVISGSADRTIKIWDVGTGRETFTLEGHSDWVNAIAVTPDGQTVISGSDDKTIKIWDVGTGRETFTLEGHSYSVNAIAVTPDGQTVISGSGDKTIKIWDVVTGRETFTLEGHSDWVKAIAVTPDGQTVISGSDDKTIKIWDVGTGRETFTLEGHSYSVNAIAVTPDGQTVISGSGDKTIKIWDVVTGRETFTLEGHSDWVKAIALTPDGKTVISGSADRTIKIWDVGTGTKKFTLQGHSDWVNAIAVTPDGQTVISGSGDKTIKIWDVVTGTEKFTLQGHSYSVNAIALTPDGKTVISGSGDNTIKIWDVGTGTEKFTLQGHSYSVNAIALTPDGKTVISGSGDNTIKIWDLATRKEIATFTGERPILCCAVAADGVTIVAGEESGRVHFLRLQER, encoded by the coding sequence ATGAGTAACTTTCAAACTTGGTTTAATGAAAAGTCAGAGGAAGCAAAAGAACAGCTTTTAGGTGAATATCCCCGATTATTATTAGCGGGTAAAAAGTATCCAGAACTGTTTAAACTATTATCGAACTACTACTTTATTGAAGCAAAAATTAATCATCCCTTATTCGGAGTGCAAGCACTGATTGAAGATTATGATTTATTAGATACTTCCGAAATAAGGAATAATTCAGAATATGCTGAAACCGTCAAAGCATTAAAATTAATTGAAAGGTCTTTATTTAGGTCAACACACATATTATTTGAAGATCCAAAACAACTCAAGGGACAGCTATCAGCACAACTAACATATTTCGATTTACCAGAAATTAAAAATTTATTAGAACAAATCGCCAGAGATAAAAATATAGGTTTATACAGTTTAATAGGTAGCCTCACGCCTCCTGGTGGTGCTGGATTAATTCGCACTCTAAAAGGTCATAGTGACTGGGTAAATGCGATCGCAGTTACACCTGATGGAAAAACCGTGATTTCTGGTTCTGCTGACCGGACTATCAAAATCTGGGATGTGGGAACAGGAAGAGAAACGTTTACCCTTGAAGGTCATAGTGACTGGGTAAATGCGATCGCAGTTACACCCGATGGACAAACCGTGATTTCTGGTTCTGATGACAAGACTATCAAAATCTGGGATGTGGGAACAGGAAGAGAAACGTTTACCCTTGAAGGTCATAGTTACTCGGTAAATGCGATCGCAGTTACACCCGATGGACAAACCGTGATTTCTGGTTCCGGTGACAAGACTATCAAAATCTGGGATGTGGTAACAGGAAGAGAAACGTTTACCCTTGAAGGTCATAGTGACTGGGTAAAAGCGATCGCAGTTACACCCGATGGACAAACCGTGATTTCTGGTTCTGATGACAAGACTATCAAAATCTGGGATGTGGGAACAGGAAGAGAAACGTTTACCCTTGAAGGTCATAGTTACTCGGTAAATGCGATCGCAGTTACACCCGATGGACAAACCGTGATTTCTGGTTCCGGTGACAAGACTATCAAAATCTGGGATGTGGTAACAGGAAGAGAAACGTTTACCCTTGAAGGTCATAGTGACTGGGTAAAAGCGATCGCACTTACACCTGATGGAAAAACCGTGATTTCTGGTTCTGCTGACCGGACTATCAAAATCTGGGATGTGGGAACAGGTACAAAAAAGTTTACCCTTCAAGGTCATAGTGACTGGGTAAATGCGATCGCAGTTACACCCGATGGACAAACCGTGATTTCTGGTTCCGGTGACAAGACTATCAAAATCTGGGATGTGGTAACAGGTACAGAAAAGTTTACCCTTCAAGGTCATAGTTATTCGGTAAATGCGATCGCACTCACACCCGATGGAAAAACTGTGATTTCTGGTTCTGGTGACAACACTATCAAAATCTGGGATGTGGGAACAGGAACAGAAAAGTTTACCCTTCAAGGTCATAGTTATTCGGTAAATGCGATCGCACTCACACCCGATGGAAAAACTGTGATTTCTGGTTCTGGTGACAACACTATCAAAATCTGGGATTTAGCAACCAGAAAAGAAATAGCAACTTTCACAGGAGAAAGACCTATATTATGCTGTGCAGTTGCTGCTGATGGTGTCACAATCGTAGCAGGGGAAGAATCAGGAAGGGTACATTTTCTGCGTTTGCAAGAAAGGTGA
- a CDS encoding DUF2237 family protein: MTEAKNVLGTKLEICCTSPMTGFYRDGFCTTGGQDMGMHVVCAQVTEEFLQYTKSQGNDLSTPAPYFSFPGLRPGDCWCLCAARWQEALEAGVAPTVVLEATHARALEVCNLADLQKHRVIRNEENG, encoded by the coding sequence ATGACAGAAGCTAAAAACGTACTGGGGACAAAATTAGAAATTTGCTGCACTTCTCCCATGACTGGCTTTTACCGTGACGGCTTTTGTACCACAGGTGGACAAGATATGGGAATGCACGTTGTTTGCGCTCAAGTTACAGAGGAATTTTTGCAATATACCAAATCCCAGGGCAATGATTTGAGTACACCTGCACCTTATTTTAGTTTTCCCGGCTTAAGACCCGGTGATTGTTGGTGTTTATGCGCTGCAAGATGGCAAGAAGCCCTAGAAGCTGGTGTTGCACCGACCGTAGTTTTAGAAGCTACCCATGCTAGGGCGTTAGAAGTTTGTAATTTAGCAGATTTGCAAAAACATCGGGTAATTCGTAATGAGGAAAATGGTTAA
- the hpnJ gene encoding hopanoid biosynthesis associated radical SAM protein HpnJ codes for MKTTLFLSPPSFDGFDGGAGARYQAKREITSFWYPTWLAQPAALVPGSRLVDAPPHGQTVDEVLKIAKDYELVIMHTSTPSLANDVKCAEAIKQQNPNVQVGFVGAHVAVLPEATLRENPVIDFVCRNEFDYTCKELAEGKPWDEIKGLSYRDKLGNIHQTEERPLIHDWDAMPSVLPVYARDLDISKYFIGYLQHPYISFYTGRGCPAKCTFCLWPQTIGGHLYRHKSPDAVGREMEEAKVLFGDKVREYMFDDDTFTIDKHRAIAISKHMKLLNLTWSCNARANLDYDTLKTLRDNGLRLLLVGFESGNQEVLNNIKKGIKLELAREFMKNCHKLGITVHGTFIIGLPIETKETVEETIRFACELSPHTIQVSIAAPYPGTELYEQAREKGWFANESLVATSGIQTSTLQYPSLSSAEIEDSVEKMYRKFYFRPKAIIPIVREMLADRQMLVRRLREGKEFFGYLNERRTQALAR; via the coding sequence ATGAAAACTACTTTATTTCTGAGTCCACCTTCTTTTGATGGGTTTGATGGTGGTGCGGGGGCGCGATATCAAGCAAAACGAGAAATTACTTCTTTTTGGTATCCGACTTGGTTAGCACAACCAGCGGCTTTAGTTCCTGGTAGTAGGTTAGTTGATGCACCTCCTCATGGGCAAACTGTGGATGAGGTCCTGAAAATTGCCAAGGATTATGAATTGGTAATTATGCACACTAGTACCCCATCTTTGGCTAATGATGTTAAGTGTGCTGAAGCTATCAAACAACAAAACCCCAATGTACAAGTTGGGTTTGTGGGGGCGCACGTTGCGGTTTTACCAGAGGCAACTTTGCGAGAAAATCCGGTAATTGATTTTGTGTGCCGCAATGAGTTTGATTATACTTGTAAGGAATTAGCAGAAGGAAAACCTTGGGATGAAATCAAGGGTTTGAGTTACCGGGATAAGTTGGGGAATATCCACCAAACTGAGGAACGTCCTTTGATTCATGATTGGGATGCTATGCCCAGTGTGTTGCCGGTTTATGCTCGTGATTTGGATATTAGCAAGTATTTTATTGGCTATTTGCAACATCCTTACATTTCTTTTTATACTGGGCGGGGTTGTCCAGCCAAATGTACTTTTTGTTTATGGCCACAAACTATTGGTGGACATTTATACCGTCATAAAAGCCCCGATGCTGTAGGCAGAGAAATGGAAGAGGCTAAGGTTCTCTTTGGGGACAAGGTGCGGGAGTATATGTTTGATGATGATACTTTTACCATTGACAAGCATCGAGCGATCGCAATTAGTAAACACATGAAGCTACTCAATTTAACTTGGAGTTGCAATGCCCGTGCAAACTTGGATTATGATACTCTAAAAACTTTACGAGATAATGGTTTAAGATTGTTATTAGTAGGTTTTGAATCTGGCAATCAAGAAGTTCTCAATAATATCAAAAAAGGTATTAAGCTAGAATTGGCGCGAGAATTCATGAAGAATTGCCATAAACTTGGTATTACTGTACATGGAACTTTTATTATCGGGTTGCCAATAGAAACTAAGGAAACTGTAGAAGAAACAATTCGCTTTGCTTGTGAGTTGAGTCCCCATACAATTCAAGTTTCTATTGCTGCACCTTATCCCGGTACAGAGTTGTATGAACAAGCCAGAGAAAAAGGTTGGTTTGCGAATGAGTCTTTAGTCGCAACTTCCGGTATTCAAACTTCAACTTTGCAATATCCCAGTCTTTCGAGTGCAGAAATTGAAGATTCGGTTGAAAAAATGTATCGCAAATTTTACTTCCGTCCGAAAGCAATTATTCCGATTGTGCGGGAAATGTTGGCTGATAGACAAATGTTAGTTCGTCGTTTGCGAGAAGGTAAGGAGTTCTTTGGTTATTTGAATGAACGTCGAACTCAGGCTTTAGCTAGGTAA
- a CDS encoding ATP-binding protein: MNTLSFSSPELQSIILSKTENFIGRDFIFTTINNFLHRYPKGYFTIVGVPGSGKSAILAQFVRQNPHTIYYNAQMSGKNRVEAFFPEVCTQLNLLLENLSSTPAQPSPQTMTETGFINANEGSWLFSTLLQQVSEKLPDEKIIIVIDGLDGIDINSQAVGTNLFYLPRYLPDQIYFIFARRPYQKSHSGLLIEAPSQILDLADYPVKNREDVKEFIQKKRTTETQSSQRNIIELINENEDNFMYVQQVLKAMADGFYSASNFEQIPPGLETYYQQHWQKMQGQGLSDIAMDILRVLTAEETPAMSTVAISKIIKADVFDVAEIMETWLEFLQEIHRGKETQYQLYHHSFRLYLHDYSTLRNS; the protein is encoded by the coding sequence ATGAATACCTTATCTTTCTCTTCCCCAGAATTACAATCAATTATCCTCAGCAAAACAGAAAATTTTATTGGTCGTGATTTTATCTTCACTACTATTAATAATTTTCTCCACCGTTACCCCAAGGGTTATTTCACCATTGTGGGTGTACCCGGTAGCGGTAAAAGTGCCATTCTTGCCCAATTTGTGCGCCAAAATCCCCATACTATTTATTACAATGCTCAAATGTCCGGTAAAAATCGAGTTGAGGCATTTTTTCCAGAGGTTTGTACACAGTTAAATTTATTGTTAGAGAATTTATCTAGCACCCCTGCCCAACCCTCCCCGCAAACGATGACAGAGACAGGATTTATCAATGCAAATGAGGGAAGTTGGTTATTTTCTACTTTATTGCAACAAGTCAGCGAGAAATTACCAGATGAGAAAATAATTATTGTCATTGATGGTTTGGATGGAATTGATATAAATAGTCAAGCTGTAGGCACGAATTTATTTTATCTACCGCGATATTTACCGGATCAAATTTATTTTATTTTCGCTCGTCGTCCCTATCAAAAATCCCATAGTGGCTTGTTAATTGAAGCACCTTCACAGATTTTAGATTTAGCAGATTATCCAGTGAAAAATAGGGAGGATGTGAAAGAATTTATTCAGAAGAAACGAACCACAGAGACACAGAGTTCACAGAGAAATATAATTGAATTAATTAATGAAAATGAAGATAATTTTATGTATGTGCAGCAAGTTTTAAAAGCTATGGCTGATGGTTTTTATTCTGCCAGTAATTTTGAGCAAATTCCCCCAGGTTTAGAAACCTATTATCAACAACATTGGCAAAAGATGCAAGGTCAGGGTTTATCTGATATTGCGATGGATATATTGCGGGTTTTAACTGCTGAAGAAACTCCAGCGATGTCAACCGTAGCTATTAGTAAAATTATCAAAGCTGATGTTTTTGATGTGGCGGAAATTATGGAAACTTGGTTAGAATTTCTGCAAGAAATACACAGAGGTAAAGAAACTCAATATCAATTATATCATCACAGTTTTCGGTTATATCTTCATGATTACAGCACTTTGCGTAACAGTTAA